In Acidimicrobiia bacterium, one DNA window encodes the following:
- a CDS encoding helical backbone metal receptor: protein MLFLKRMSALVGLVLLAASCTGSNAGDDRPGTTVPSTPATTAETTAVSIAVAFPVTIQAGNGPVVLEQRPSAIVSLSPTATEMLFAVGAGDQVIAVDEYSTFPVNAPVTDLSGFTPNFEAIAAYEPDLVIISNDIEDMVATLGALNIPVLLMPAVLTIDEVFTQIDQIGAATGHRTEAAELVELLAVDLESIVAGLPVMDEPLTYYHELDPTFYSVTSSTFIGHVYSLLGLVNIADPADVDGFGYPQLSVEHIVSADPDLIFVTDCCGESLESVAARPGWENISAVQTGSVVVVDDDIASRWGPRTIEFLASVAANVAELRAGG, encoded by the coding sequence GTGTTGTTTCTCAAGAGGATGTCCGCTCTGGTCGGACTGGTGTTGCTCGCGGCGTCGTGCACCGGTTCGAATGCGGGCGACGATCGGCCCGGCACCACGGTTCCATCGACCCCGGCGACAACTGCCGAAACGACGGCCGTGTCGATCGCGGTGGCATTCCCGGTCACGATCCAGGCCGGAAACGGTCCGGTGGTCCTGGAGCAGCGTCCTTCGGCGATCGTCTCGCTCTCTCCCACGGCCACCGAGATGCTCTTTGCGGTCGGTGCGGGGGATCAGGTGATCGCGGTGGACGAATACTCGACCTTCCCGGTCAACGCCCCCGTCACGGACCTCTCCGGGTTCACGCCCAACTTCGAGGCGATTGCAGCCTACGAGCCAGATCTGGTCATCATCTCGAATGACATCGAAGACATGGTGGCGACGCTGGGAGCGCTGAACATCCCGGTCCTGCTCATGCCGGCGGTCCTCACCATCGACGAGGTGTTCACCCAGATCGATCAGATCGGAGCGGCGACGGGCCACCGCACTGAGGCGGCCGAGCTGGTCGAGTTGCTGGCGGTAGATCTCGAGTCGATTGTCGCCGGACTGCCGGTCATGGACGAGCCGCTCACCTACTACCACGAACTCGATCCGACTTTCTACTCGGTGACCTCGTCGACCTTCATCGGACACGTGTACTCGCTGCTCGGGTTGGTCAACATCGCCGACCCGGCCGACGTCGATGGGTTCGGTTACCCGCAGCTCTCTGTCGAGCACATCGTCTCGGCGGATCCCGATCTCATCTTCGTGACCGACTGTTGCGGGGAGTCGCTCGAGTCGGTGGCCGCTCGACCCGGCTGGGAGAACATCTCTGCAGTGCAGACGGGTTCGGTCGTGGTAGTCGACGATGACATCGCCTCCCGCTGGGGTCCGCGCACCATCGAGTTTCTGGCGTCGGTGGCGGCCAACGTGGCCGAGCTCCGGGCAGGCGGATGA